The following are encoded together in the Candidatus Omnitrophota bacterium genome:
- a CDS encoding ribonuclease HII yields MRYHERKAKLSGFKFVAGVDEVGRGTLAGPVVSCAVHLKKMRFKNRIDDSKKLSRKARTLAYHELIKHCDFGIGIVNEKAIDHINILEASKISMQRALANLSVRADFLLIDGNMDLEVDIPSKKIIGGDSKSITIAAASIIAKVIRDRIMELYHKVYPKYGFKFHKGYATKTHLAAIRKFGPCSIHRLSFRPLSR; encoded by the coding sequence TATCACGAAAGAAAGGCTAAGCTTTCAGGTTTTAAGTTTGTTGCAGGAGTAGATGAAGTTGGCCGTGGAACCTTGGCTGGTCCTGTGGTATCTTGCGCAGTGCATCTTAAAAAGATGAGATTTAAAAATAGAATAGACGATTCAAAAAAATTATCAAGAAAGGCAAGGACCTTAGCTTATCATGAATTAATTAAACATTGCGATTTCGGCATCGGGATTGTCAATGAGAAAGCGATAGACCATATTAACATTTTAGAGGCAAGCAAGATTTCAATGCAGCGAGCGCTTGCTAATCTATCTGTAAGGGCTGACTTTCTTCTTATTGACGGCAATATGGATTTGGAAGTAGATATACCATCGAAAAAGATCATCGGTGGAGATAGCAAGAGTATAACAATTGCTGCCGCCTCTATTATCGCCAAGGTAATCCGCGATCGGATAATGGAGCTTTATCATAAGGTATATCCAAAATACGGATTTAAATTTCATAAAGGTTATGCGACAAAGACCCATCTTGCGGCAATCAGGAAGTTTGGTCCTTGTTCTATTCATAGGTTGAGTTTTCGTCCTCTTTCCCGATGA